CGAAGTAACGAAGGCAGGAGATGTGGCAACTGAAGGAGCACAAACTGAAGCTCCTGAAGCTACGGAGGCAGAGAACGCCTAACACAAAACACCCCCGACCAGAGGTCGGGGGTGTTTTGTGTTAGCTGTATGTCGCCTCAAATGTGTGATATATAGTATGACTAAGGAAGCGGGATTAGTTAAATGGTATAACATCAGTTTTCCAAACTGAGGTCGGGAGTTCGATTCTCCCATCCCGCATTAAATGAAATTTTCGTACCTTTAGGTACCGAAATTTTATCTCATTGGGTATAATGGGAGAATCGAACGGGAAGGGGGTCGGGGAAACACATGTTTCCCCGTAGAGGAAGGCAGGGCGAAGCCCGTTGGAAAACCGCAGGTTTCCAAAGAGTGAGATAGCGAAGCGTCTCCCATCCCGCATCAAATGCAAAAATACGCCTTTTTAGACAGAGATGGAACATTCCTTTGGGAACCAGAGCGTCCCGAGGGTGTCGATCCGCGAGAAACTTTTCCATTGAAATCCATGGATGAGTTTAAGTTCATGGAGGGTGCTATTGAGGGCATTCGTAAACTCGCGGATAAGGAATACAAACTCGTTATGGTAACGAACCAAACTTTCCTCGGGACACCAAAACATCCCAAAGAAATGTTTGATAAAGTTATGGAAAAAATTGACGAGGAGTTGGCGAAATATACTATCACTTTCGAGTTCAAAATGGTCTGTCCACACGGACCGGATGAAGGGTGCGATTGTCGAAAACCGCAAATTGGCGGCTTGGAAGATTTTTTACGAGAGCATGAGGTCGATTTCACGCACTCGATCATGTTCGGAGACAGAACAACCGACGAGGAGTTCGCAAAAAACATTGGTATACGATTTGTAAAAGTGAAGACAAACGAACACTTTGTTGTTCCGGACGATATTTAAGTACATAATGAGGATGTGAAAGACTTTAGTCTCAAATTCCTTGATGTCATGATTGGGCTCGTGCTCGGTTTGGGTTTCCAGTGGTGGCCCAACCTCGTGGAGCCGTGGCAGTACATCGCATTCGTATTCGTGTATTTTGATATCGTCGACCATTGGATTGACTATAGTCCGCAACTTAGGAAATTCCCCCCCAAAAGAGAGCTCGATATTT
This portion of the Parcubacteria group bacterium genome encodes:
- a CDS encoding HAD-IIIA family hydrolase, which codes for MQKYAFLDRDGTFLWEPERPEGVDPRETFPLKSMDEFKFMEGAIEGIRKLADKEYKLVMVTNQTFLGTPKHPKEMFDKVMEKIDEELAKYTITFEFKMVCPHGPDEGCDCRKPQIGGLEDFLREHEVDFTHSIMFGDRTTDEEFAKNIGIRFVKVKTNEHFVVPDDI